A stretch of the Sulfurimonas sp. HSL-1656 genome encodes the following:
- a CDS encoding TIGR00282 family metallophosphoesterase produces the protein MKNLTVAMIGDVVGRPGRSMIKQHLPRLKREHGIDFVVANYENASHGFGLTAKNADELFGAGIDVMTGGNHSFDKKEIIPLFEKLPLLRPHNYPEAMPGKGTGMYEVNGVKVGVLNVMGYYAMPMVDNPFICAQKSVEALRREGAEVILVDMHAEATSEKRALLMMLRGHVSAIVGSHTHVATDDLQIDGGTGYVTDLGLSGCRDNVIGMDPKIPLQRFLTGLPGHFNVPEKCKKILQTAVFELDEKGRCVSAKKIKTFDDGREIVTDAWEV, from the coding sequence ATGAAAAATCTCACAGTAGCAATGATCGGTGACGTTGTCGGGCGGCCGGGGCGGTCGATGATCAAGCAGCACCTGCCGCGGCTCAAACGGGAGCACGGCATCGACTTCGTCGTGGCCAACTACGAGAACGCCAGCCACGGCTTCGGACTGACGGCCAAGAACGCCGACGAGCTCTTTGGTGCCGGCATCGACGTCATGACCGGGGGCAACCACAGCTTTGACAAGAAAGAGATCATCCCCCTTTTTGAGAAGCTGCCGCTTTTGCGCCCGCACAACTACCCCGAGGCGATGCCGGGCAAGGGCACGGGCATGTACGAGGTGAACGGCGTCAAGGTCGGGGTGCTCAACGTCATGGGCTACTACGCCATGCCGATGGTCGACAACCCCTTCATCTGCGCGCAGAAGAGCGTCGAGGCGCTGCGGCGCGAGGGGGCCGAAGTCATTCTTGTCGACATGCACGCCGAGGCGACGAGCGAGAAAAGGGCGCTGCTGATGATGCTGCGGGGCCACGTCAGTGCCATCGTCGGCTCCCATACCCACGTGGCGACGGACGACCTGCAGATTGACGGCGGCACGGGTTACGTCACGGACCTGGGCCTCAGCGGCTGCCGCGACAACGTCATCGGGATGGACCCCAAGATCCCGCTGCAGCGTTTCCTGACCGGATTGCCCGGCCACTTCAACGTCCCGGAAAAATGTAAAAAGATTTTGCAGACGGCCGTGTTCGAGCTGGACGAGAAGGGGCGCTGCGTGAGCGCGAAGAAGATCAAGACCTTCGACGACGGGCGCGAGATCGTCACCGACGCCTGGGAAGTTTAG
- a CDS encoding RDD family protein: MFKNISITTTLTRIVAFLSDIFLVSLVIVLFLPLLPKSYVSLFPYALIGFFWLYRVFLPLSPLRGTLGKKLFGLTLERDNSEPLTFRTLAIRETIVLGYFLYVSAALKVSELTHGNPSILLFLGLSLLPVLLIILSRDKRSLHDRIARTVVLDTIESSAPPLRIFRRLLRTVAILGLLIITGYYMLFASVMWRAAQQAQAQYDQSYQRTYPTNDYDDARIRFYADALNIYVPRYIEAEDEYDIFANDIKSELAQNCIDRLQKLHDPENTGEGRSFYKNARNAYVADDKIDLAQEQEAYSSSRFYVVDTNLINEIERDITGLSARSLHSPCDDSVNVETLYDSFAKKYFESFGHQLFLEDEDKRWYETFKEHHPELILLQKQKALEAKLDDEERLIRKKEARKKMLAGFRYDRSLKRGPSIFYVIANDQEKVLDELLRDPSILEVRNNNNFTPLFYAVRLRKEQSVKKLLLNGADMYADLHRMTPFDVAVTDGDRSIPIIKMFLEHGYDVNYQYLRGSTALTIAATKCKNFALVELLLSSGADPALKDKFGGDTLTRIQKSCNGKNLERMQELIAKYP; encoded by the coding sequence ATGTTTAAAAATATTTCAATCACAACCACACTCACGAGAATTGTCGCATTCCTCTCCGACATCTTTCTGGTAAGCCTGGTAATCGTCCTCTTTCTGCCACTTCTGCCGAAGTCGTATGTATCACTCTTTCCCTACGCCCTCATAGGTTTCTTTTGGCTTTACCGCGTATTTCTCCCACTTTCTCCCCTGCGGGGCACCCTTGGGAAAAAACTATTCGGCCTGACCCTGGAGAGGGATAATTCCGAGCCACTGACATTTCGAACATTGGCCATTCGTGAAACAATCGTACTGGGATATTTCCTTTACGTGTCCGCTGCACTCAAAGTCTCTGAGCTTACGCACGGCAACCCGTCAATCCTCCTGTTTCTTGGCCTCTCGCTCCTGCCGGTACTGCTGATAATTCTGAGTCGGGACAAACGGTCCTTGCATGACCGGATCGCCCGTACCGTCGTCCTCGATACGATTGAGAGCAGTGCTCCGCCGCTACGCATTTTCAGAAGACTTTTGCGCACTGTCGCCATCCTGGGCTTACTGATCATCACAGGCTACTACATGCTCTTTGCCAGCGTCATGTGGCGAGCGGCTCAACAAGCACAGGCGCAATACGATCAATCGTATCAACGGACCTACCCCACTAACGACTATGACGATGCACGGATCCGCTTCTATGCCGATGCGCTGAACATCTATGTCCCGCGCTACATTGAAGCCGAAGACGAATATGACATTTTCGCCAATGACATCAAATCGGAACTCGCCCAGAACTGTATTGACCGTCTCCAAAAACTGCACGATCCGGAAAATACCGGCGAAGGTCGCTCCTTCTACAAAAATGCGCGAAACGCCTATGTCGCGGATGATAAAATTGATCTCGCCCAGGAGCAGGAAGCGTACTCAAGCAGCCGCTTTTATGTCGTCGACACGAACTTGATCAACGAGATCGAGAGAGATATTACGGGACTTTCAGCGCGGAGCCTCCACAGCCCGTGCGATGACAGCGTCAATGTTGAAACCCTCTATGACAGCTTTGCCAAAAAATATTTCGAATCATTCGGACATCAGCTCTTTCTCGAAGACGAAGATAAACGATGGTATGAAACCTTCAAGGAGCACCATCCGGAGCTGATACTGCTGCAAAAACAAAAAGCGCTGGAAGCTAAACTAGATGACGAAGAACGTCTTATCAGAAAAAAAGAAGCCCGCAAAAAGATGTTGGCGGGCTTTCGCTACGATCGTTCCCTCAAACGCGGGCCTTCCATTTTTTACGTCATTGCCAATGATCAAGAAAAGGTATTGGATGAACTGCTTCGCGACCCCTCCATTCTTGAGGTACGCAACAACAACAACTTTACTCCGCTGTTTTATGCCGTCCGACTGCGCAAAGAACAGAGTGTAAAAAAACTACTGCTCAACGGTGCAGACATGTACGCGGATTTACACAGGATGACTCCCTTTGATGTCGCGGTCACCGATGGAGACCGATCTATTCCGATCATCAAGATGTTCCTGGAACACGGTTACGATGTGAATTATCAATATCTTAGAGGCTCAACGGCACTGACAATTGCCGCCACGAAATGTAAGAACTTTGCACTTGTCGAATTACTTCTGTCCAGTGGAGCCGACCCTGCTCTCAAAGACAAATTCGGCGGAGACACATTGACCCGGATACAAAAGTCTTGCAATGGGAAAAACCTTGAGCGTATGCAGGAACTGATCGCTAAATACCCGTGA